One window of the Fusobacterium sp. SYSU M8D902 genome contains the following:
- a CDS encoding FAD-dependent oxidoreductase, with protein MRVLIIGGVAAGTKVAAKLKRENRDHEVTIITKSKDISYAGCGLPYYVGNIIKDQSQLIVNTPEKFAKLTGAEVHTETEAIEVNRAEKTVKAIDLKTNEEKVYTYDKLVIATGARPFVPNLEGIDLPGVYFMRTPEDAISLRANIEAGKIKRAAVIGGGYIGLEVAENLALQDVKTTVIEMAPNILAGFDKEFAEFAENHLADHGIMVFANTKLEAILGEGKVEKIQTSRRAMKVDAVIMSAGIRPNTEFLKDSGIELNANGTVKVNEYMQTNDENIYAAGDCVFVKNIITGKDVWAPMGSTANMEGRIVARNINGEKIAYKGVVGTAVAKLPELNVGRTGLTEKAAKEAGYNVVSVITVADDKAHYYAGASNFFIKLIADRDTLKVLGLQVMGVGAVDKVVDVVVTAMSMGATLHDLEDLDLAYAPPFSTAIHPLVHTVNVMFNKLKGAYETVTPEEYTNGETEGYTILDACLVPTLEGKEYLDLPTITGKLANHELDEKLLLICNKGKRAYMVQNRLKYYGYTNTKVLEGGEKFTPINED; from the coding sequence ATGAGAGTATTAATTATCGGTGGAGTAGCTGCTGGAACTAAAGTAGCAGCAAAATTAAAAAGAGAAAATCGTGATCATGAAGTTACAATAATTACTAAGAGTAAAGATATCTCTTATGCAGGTTGTGGATTACCTTATTATGTAGGAAATATAATAAAGGATCAATCACAGTTAATAGTAAATACACCTGAGAAATTTGCAAAACTTACAGGAGCAGAAGTTCATACTGAAACAGAAGCTATCGAAGTAAATAGAGCAGAGAAAACAGTTAAAGCAATTGATTTAAAAACAAACGAAGAGAAAGTTTATACATATGATAAATTAGTTATAGCTACAGGAGCTAGACCATTCGTTCCAAACTTAGAGGGAATAGATCTACCTGGTGTTTACTTTATGAGAACTCCAGAAGATGCAATAAGCTTAAGAGCTAATATTGAAGCTGGAAAAATAAAGAGAGCAGCTGTAATTGGTGGAGGATATATCGGATTAGAAGTAGCAGAAAACTTAGCATTACAAGATGTTAAAACTACTGTAATTGAGATGGCACCAAATATCTTAGCTGGTTTTGATAAAGAGTTTGCAGAATTTGCAGAAAATCATCTAGCAGATCACGGAATAATGGTATTTGCAAATACTAAATTAGAAGCAATTTTAGGAGAGGGAAAAGTTGAGAAAATCCAAACTTCTAGAAGAGCTATGAAAGTGGATGCAGTTATTATGTCTGCAGGAATAAGACCAAATACAGAGTTCTTAAAAGATAGTGGAATAGAATTAAATGCAAATGGAACTGTAAAAGTTAACGAATATATGCAAACAAATGATGAAAATATATATGCAGCAGGAGATTGTGTATTTGTAAAAAATATAATTACAGGAAAAGATGTATGGGCACCTATGGGATCTACAGCTAATATGGAAGGACGTATAGTTGCTAGAAACATAAATGGTGAAAAAATAGCTTATAAAGGAGTAGTAGGAACTGCAGTTGCAAAACTTCCTGAATTAAATGTAGGAAGAACAGGGCTTACTGAAAAAGCTGCAAAAGAAGCTGGATACAATGTTGTTTCAGTTATTACAGTAGCTGATGATAAGGCTCACTACTATGCAGGAGCATCAAACTTCTTTATAAAATTAATAGCTGATAGAGATACATTAAAAGTATTAGGATTACAAGTAATGGGAGTTGGAGCAGTAGATAAAGTAGTTGATGTAGTTGTAACTGCAATGTCTATGGGAGCTACTCTTCACGATTTAGAAGATTTAGATTTAGCATATGCACCACCATTCTCAACAGCAATACACCCATTAGTTCATACAGTAAATGTTATGTTTAACAAATTAAAAGGAGCTTATGAAACAGTAACTCCAGAAGAGTATACAAATGGTGAAACAGAAGGATATACAATATTAGATGCTTGTTTAGTACCAACATTAGAGGGTAAAGAGTACTTAGATTTACCTACAATAACAGGAAAATTAGCTAACCATGAATTAGATGAGAAGTTACTATTAATTTGTAATAAAGGTAAACGTGCTTATATGGTTCAAAACCGTTTAAAATACTATGGATACACTAATACAAAGGTATTAGAAGGTGGAGAGAAATTTACTCCAATTAATGAAGACTAA
- a CDS encoding LysR family transcriptional regulator encodes MTLRHLLIFIEVANCGKMSQAANKLFISQPTVSQVISELEAHYEVKLFERFPKTLCITEDGKILLNHAKKVINYYNVLEETMKNPNHNLPLQIGATVTIGNRLISLILSKFKEKHEDEKIRVYVNNTREIEKRLLSNELDVGIVEGIIKSPHLLVTPIKEDKLVLVCSSEHPLASKEIVSMKDIVKENFIMREEGSGTRDIFTNFVQAQGYSINIDWEASEPGAIIQGVLNNHGITVISECLVENEIKDGKLKKLELKGFKWKRTFNLVYHKNKVLSPAVKDFLEESKKFCENM; translated from the coding sequence ATGACATTAAGACATCTTCTAATTTTTATAGAAGTAGCTAATTGTGGGAAAATGAGTCAGGCTGCGAATAAACTTTTTATATCTCAGCCTACAGTGAGTCAAGTAATTTCAGAATTAGAGGCACATTATGAAGTTAAGTTGTTTGAGAGATTTCCGAAAACTCTATGTATAACAGAGGATGGAAAGATCTTATTAAATCATGCTAAAAAGGTTATAAACTATTACAATGTACTAGAAGAAACAATGAAAAACCCGAATCATAACTTACCATTACAAATTGGAGCTACAGTAACAATAGGTAATAGATTGATAAGCTTGATCTTAAGTAAATTTAAAGAGAAACATGAAGATGAAAAAATAAGAGTATATGTAAATAACACAAGAGAGATTGAGAAAAGATTGCTATCAAATGAGTTAGATGTAGGTATAGTAGAGGGAATAATAAAGAGCCCACATCTATTAGTAACCCCTATAAAAGAGGATAAATTAGTTTTAGTTTGTAGCTCTGAGCATCCATTAGCTAGTAAAGAGATTGTATCAATGAAAGATATAGTAAAGGAAAATTTTATAATGAGAGAAGAGGGAAGTGGAACTAGAGATATCTTTACTAACTTTGTACAGGCACAAGGTTATAGTATAAATATTGATTGGGAAGCTAGTGAACCAGGGGCGATAATTCAAGGTGTTTTAAATAATCATGGAATAACTGTAATATCAGAGTGCTTGGTAGAGAATGAGATAAAGGATGGAAAGTTAAAAAAATTAGAGCTAAAAGGATTTAAATGGAAAAGAACATTTAATTTAGTTTATCATAAAAATAAGGTATTATCACCAGCAGTAAAAGATTTTTTAGAAGAGAGTAAAAAATTTTGTGAGAATATGTAG
- a CDS encoding DUF4132 domain-containing protein: MSREKISKYLLSSCNKMNRKKIEEFLYEGSDEKFNRNELVKIKFYNHLLFSELDIFNRNKTLKKGEDTNILKRLFTLGYDCYQDKMIEELSNFNQRYLFYKELKFSQDFIIKDLEYSFKNKGMAMLTFEILVNEVEKRFPDLLENYLASDRVDKVTTLVLMALKQKIQDGKKDKIVELEQEIINVLCRNYSKERVENILNYDLGIKELKFDLDSDGEKAGELVEVIKSIYSDVESENREYILKLIEILTFPDMLKEKNFSNEKAYSKYINESNLPFIYKLVYLYQSSEKFSIFGELKTLVESDIEKSIDLLERMCEQNIELGSIILSVLLREDILAEEDKSRYLNSYRERINLLISQLDGKKEMEKEIRILNTLGYMLTFMDVEVEIKSMYEFYLEKKRDLNEFINIISNYEMVVGEESRVNPWEIVAKITNLDKKFLIVGTLEYVVIKSEKEFTEFVKKNEEIFYELLEKNVFKDYHSFSEMMQYTYRTETIFNVESLMSYLSTTNEEILELLFEILKTKEKECSLKIVELAESKNKVILKNIEKLKRVWEGNRTSNFNSIVELEEYCKEILQQEKRDIPYLKSEVYKIVREKDSDRLVDEAVIKLYVSLHTLSNEERETKFGKKIREFLNERDLRKCIKTLLETWIDNKMPEKYIGIVKVFSFVADDFMVDEFLTQCENLIKKGKSKEVLNILLIMVYSGRRDIFTLLQHIQNGLQNPQMERFLIENASIETDEVFNPIFENRLDFSLGFDKIGVKVLDYGKREIKLILNRDLNVSIYNQEEKELKSLPKFSNKFEDEEKRVEFYQKELKRFKKRKEYLVAEAENFFVYQMIGNREWKEEEWKEELLNDFLLRYYSNFVIWCVKVKGKQHFCTFDLEKGIFIDVVTEEEIREAEIIKVFYSGEVEIEKAKEVEKKAEKLNGMVFDKQFKVKDSNVEDLNKFKNIKLSENKIANVLENELVNYIVTEGKEDISEKLIILDKVNRVFLEMDIIRIGKTEYHLNEFDFYTEKRDRVKLESIDFRFRSFVSYIFNLIK, from the coding sequence ATGAGTAGAGAGAAAATATCGAAATATCTATTAAGTAGTTGTAATAAGATGAATAGAAAAAAAATAGAGGAGTTTTTATATGAGGGTTCAGATGAAAAATTCAATAGAAATGAACTAGTTAAGATAAAATTTTATAATCATCTTCTATTTTCTGAATTAGATATCTTTAATAGAAATAAAACATTAAAAAAAGGTGAGGATACCAATATTTTAAAAAGATTATTTACATTGGGATATGATTGTTATCAAGATAAGATGATAGAGGAGTTGTCTAACTTTAATCAGAGGTATCTTTTTTACAAGGAGTTAAAATTTTCACAGGATTTTATAATAAAGGATTTAGAATACAGCTTTAAAAATAAAGGGATGGCTATGCTAACTTTTGAAATTCTAGTTAATGAAGTAGAGAAGAGATTTCCAGATCTATTGGAAAATTATCTAGCTTCAGATAGAGTGGATAAAGTTACAACTCTTGTTTTGATGGCACTTAAACAAAAAATTCAAGATGGAAAAAAAGATAAGATTGTAGAGTTAGAGCAGGAGATTATAAATGTTCTATGTAGAAACTACTCAAAAGAGAGAGTAGAGAATATATTAAACTATGATCTAGGGATAAAAGAGCTAAAATTTGATTTAGATAGTGATGGAGAAAAAGCTGGAGAATTAGTTGAAGTTATAAAGAGTATCTATTCTGATGTTGAGAGTGAGAATAGGGAGTATATATTAAAACTTATAGAGATACTTACTTTTCCAGATATGTTAAAAGAAAAAAACTTCTCAAATGAAAAAGCCTACTCTAAATATATAAATGAGTCAAATTTACCATTTATTTATAAACTTGTATATTTATATCAAAGTAGTGAAAAATTCAGTATTTTTGGAGAGCTAAAAACTCTTGTAGAGAGTGATATTGAGAAAAGTATTGATCTATTGGAGAGAATGTGTGAACAAAATATTGAGCTAGGGTCAATAATACTTTCTGTACTACTGAGAGAGGATATTTTAGCTGAAGAGGATAAAAGCAGATATTTGAATAGTTATAGAGAGAGGATAAATCTTTTAATATCTCAATTAGACGGGAAAAAAGAGATGGAAAAAGAGATTAGAATCTTAAATACTTTAGGTTATATGTTGACTTTTATGGATGTAGAAGTTGAGATAAAGAGTATGTATGAATTTTACTTAGAAAAAAAGAGAGATCTAAATGAGTTTATAAATATAATATCTAATTATGAGATGGTAGTAGGAGAAGAGAGTAGAGTTAATCCTTGGGAGATTGTAGCTAAAATAACAAATTTAGATAAAAAATTTCTAATTGTAGGAACACTAGAGTATGTTGTGATAAAATCTGAAAAGGAATTTACAGAGTTTGTAAAGAAGAATGAAGAGATTTTTTATGAACTTTTAGAGAAAAATGTATTTAAGGATTATCACTCTTTTAGCGAGATGATGCAGTACACATACAGGACAGAGACTATCTTTAATGTTGAGAGCTTAATGTCTTATCTTTCAACAACTAATGAGGAGATTTTAGAGTTATTATTTGAAATATTGAAAACCAAAGAGAAAGAGTGTTCTTTAAAGATAGTAGAGCTAGCAGAGTCAAAAAATAAAGTGATTTTGAAAAATATTGAAAAATTGAAAAGAGTTTGGGAAGGGAATAGGACAAGTAATTTCAATAGTATAGTTGAATTAGAGGAGTATTGCAAAGAGATATTACAACAGGAAAAGAGAGATATCCCATATCTAAAGAGTGAAGTCTATAAAATAGTAAGAGAAAAAGATAGTGATAGATTAGTAGATGAAGCTGTGATAAAGTTGTATGTCTCATTACATACACTATCTAATGAGGAGAGAGAGACAAAATTTGGTAAAAAGATAAGAGAGTTTTTAAATGAGAGGGATTTGAGAAAATGTATAAAAACTCTATTGGAAACTTGGATAGATAATAAGATGCCAGAAAAATATATAGGTATAGTAAAGGTTTTTTCTTTTGTTGCTGATGATTTTATGGTAGATGAGTTTTTAACACAGTGTGAAAATTTAATAAAAAAAGGAAAATCTAAAGAGGTATTGAATATATTATTGATAATGGTATATAGTGGTAGAAGAGATATATTCACACTGCTTCAACATATACAAAATGGATTACAAAATCCTCAAATGGAGAGATTTTTAATAGAGAATGCTTCAATTGAAACAGATGAGGTATTTAATCCAATATTTGAAAATAGGTTGGATTTTTCTTTAGGATTTGATAAAATTGGAGTAAAAGTATTAGATTACGGAAAAAGAGAGATCAAGTTGATATTAAATAGAGATCTAAATGTTTCGATATATAATCAAGAGGAAAAAGAGTTAAAGAGCTTACCTAAATTTTCAAACAAATTTGAAGATGAAGAGAAGAGAGTGGAATTTTACCAGAAAGAGTTAAAGAGATTTAAAAAGAGAAAAGAGTATCTAGTAGCAGAGGCAGAAAACTTCTTTGTATATCAGATGATTGGAAATAGGGAATGGAAAGAAGAGGAGTGGAAAGAGGAGCTATTGAATGATTTTCTTTTAAGATATTATTCAAACTTTGTAATTTGGTGTGTGAAAGTTAAAGGAAAACAACACTTCTGTACTTTTGATTTAGAGAAAGGTATATTTATAGATGTAGTTACAGAAGAGGAGATCAGAGAGGCAGAGATTATAAAAGTTTTCTATTCTGGTGAAGTAGAGATTGAAAAGGCAAAGGAAGTAGAGAAAAAAGCAGAGAAATTAAATGGAATGGTATTCGATAAACAATTTAAGGTAAAAGATAGTAATGTTGAGGATCTGAATAAGTTTAAAAATATAAAGCTATCTGAAAATAAGATTGCAAATGTATTGGAGAATGAGTTAGTTAACTATATAGTTACTGAAGGAAAAGAGGATATATCTGAAAAATTAATCATATTAGATAAGGTAAACAGAGTGTTTTTAGAGATGGATATCATAAGAATAGGGAAGACAGAGTATCACCTAAATGAATTTGATTTCTATACAGAGAAAAGAGATAGAGTAAAATTAGAAAGTATAGATTTTAGATTCAGAAGTTTTGTTTCATATATTTTTAATTTGATAAAGTAG
- a CDS encoding YifB family Mg chelatase-like AAA ATPase, producing MNKRVLSSSYLGVESFLIEVEVDISNGLPNFSIIGLGDTAISESKDRIKTALKNSGFKLEPKKIIVNLSPAGIRKEGSHFDLPIAIGIMLVMGFIKDRYNAIDNYLFLGELSLNGDVKRIRGALNSVIFAKENGYKGVVLPLENFQEATLIKGINIVPVENLNDVVNFISKNIVKSVQTKIIEKNDENLMDFLDVKGQSMAKRALEIAAAGKHNIILIGSPGSGKSMLCKRITTILPPLNEKEIIESTKIYSIAGELTESKPIISSPPFRSPHHTSTPVSIVGGGKKVIPGEISLASGGVLFLDELAEFPRSVLESLRQPLEDGIVSISRAQYRVEFKSNFIFVAATNPCPCGYALEPTGKCICTQTEINKYIKKISGPIMDRIDLHVEMRRLNENELLTYQSGDSSKIIRERVIKARAIQKERFGDDIYNGMMSQKDIQKYCTLSDENREYFKKVIQALQISARGYDKILKVARTIADLAGSSNIEKEHLMEAVSFRENSIN from the coding sequence ATGAATAAAAGGGTACTAAGTTCTAGTTATTTAGGTGTAGAATCTTTCTTAATTGAAGTTGAAGTTGATATAAGTAATGGCCTTCCAAATTTTTCTATTATTGGTTTGGGTGATACTGCTATCTCTGAGAGTAAAGATAGAATTAAAACAGCTTTAAAAAATAGTGGCTTTAAATTAGAACCTAAAAAAATCATAGTCAATCTATCTCCAGCTGGAATTAGAAAAGAGGGATCACATTTTGATCTCCCCATTGCTATAGGTATAATGTTGGTTATGGGCTTTATAAAAGATAGATACAATGCAATTGACAACTACCTCTTTTTAGGTGAGTTATCTTTAAATGGTGATGTAAAGAGAATTCGTGGGGCTCTTAACTCCGTAATTTTTGCTAAAGAAAATGGCTACAAAGGAGTGGTACTTCCTCTTGAAAATTTCCAAGAAGCTACTTTGATCAAAGGAATTAACATAGTTCCTGTAGAAAATTTAAATGATGTTGTAAATTTTATTTCAAAAAATATAGTTAAAAGTGTTCAAACTAAGATTATAGAGAAAAATGATGAGAACTTAATGGACTTTTTAGATGTAAAAGGACAGAGTATGGCAAAACGAGCCTTAGAGATTGCAGCAGCTGGAAAACATAATATCATTTTAATTGGTAGCCCAGGTTCTGGAAAATCTATGCTTTGTAAAAGAATTACCACTATACTTCCTCCACTAAATGAGAAAGAGATAATCGAAAGCACCAAAATATATAGTATTGCTGGAGAGTTGACAGAATCAAAGCCTATAATAAGCTCTCCTCCTTTCAGATCCCCTCATCACACTAGCACACCTGTATCTATAGTAGGTGGTGGAAAAAAAGTTATTCCTGGAGAGATCAGTCTCGCCTCAGGTGGAGTACTTTTTCTTGATGAGCTAGCTGAATTTCCTAGAAGCGTCCTTGAAAGTTTGAGACAACCTTTAGAAGACGGTATTGTTTCCATATCTAGAGCTCAATATAGAGTTGAATTTAAATCTAACTTTATCTTTGTAGCGGCAACCAATCCTTGTCCTTGTGGCTATGCTCTAGAACCTACAGGTAAATGTATCTGTACTCAAACTGAGATAAATAAATATATAAAAAAAATATCTGGTCCAATAATGGATAGAATTGATCTCCATGTTGAAATGAGAAGACTCAATGAAAATGAGTTACTTACATATCAAAGTGGGGACTCTTCAAAAATTATTAGAGAGAGAGTTATTAAAGCTCGAGCCATTCAAAAGGAGAGATTTGGAGATGACATATACAACGGAATGATGTCTCAAAAAGATATCCAAAAATATTGTACTCTATCTGATGAAAATAGAGAATACTTTAAAAAGGTTATACAAGCACTACAAATCTCTGCTAGAGGCTACGATAAGATTCTAAAAGTAGCTCGTACTATAGCAGATCTTGCTGGAAGTAGTAACATTGAAAAAGAACATCTTATGGAGGCAGTTTCTTTTAGAGAAAACTCAATAAATTAA
- the hydG gene encoding [FeFe] hydrogenase H-cluster radical SAM maturase HydG, with protein MKKETYDINFLNEDKINEILMSAKKYSNDRETINKIIEKASLAEGITPEEAAILLNVEDKDLLEKIYKVAKQIKEKIYGKRIVMFAPLYVSNYCVNNCVYCGYQHCNDKLNRKKLTREELVSEVKALEKLGHKRIVLEAGEDPINCSLDYILECIKDIYSIKFENGNIRRININIAATTVENYRKLKEAEIGTYTLFQETFHKPTYESLHLSGPKKDYYYHTTAMFRAREAEIDDIGIGVLYGLYDHKYETVAMILYANELERVTGVGPHTISVPRLREASNVTLKEYPHLVNDDDFRKIVAVLRLAVPYTGMILSTREESGFRDEIIELGISQVSTGSCTGVGGYSEANENTAQFEVGDHRSPMEMLESLIKSGYIPSYCTACYRSGRTGDRFMEIAKSGNINVMCEANALMTLKEFLLDYADDSLRELGSKAILEALEKMPNEEFKNKIKGFLKDIENGARDISV; from the coding sequence ATGAAAAAAGAAACATATGACATTAATTTCTTAAATGAAGATAAGATAAACGAGATCTTAATGTCTGCAAAAAAATATTCAAATGACAGAGAGACTATCAACAAGATAATAGAGAAAGCATCTCTTGCTGAAGGAATTACTCCTGAAGAGGCTGCAATTCTATTAAATGTGGAAGATAAGGATCTTTTAGAAAAAATATACAAAGTTGCAAAACAGATTAAAGAAAAAATTTATGGGAAAAGAATTGTTATGTTTGCTCCACTTTATGTGAGCAACTACTGTGTAAATAACTGTGTATACTGTGGTTACCAACATTGCAATGATAAACTTAATAGAAAAAAATTGACTAGAGAGGAGCTTGTAAGCGAGGTAAAAGCTTTAGAAAAACTTGGACATAAAAGAATTGTTCTTGAAGCTGGAGAAGATCCTATTAACTGCTCTTTAGACTATATTTTAGAGTGCATTAAAGATATCTATTCTATCAAATTTGAAAATGGAAACATCAGAAGAATAAATATCAATATTGCTGCTACAACTGTTGAAAACTATAGAAAATTAAAGGAAGCTGAAATAGGTACTTATACTCTTTTCCAAGAGACTTTCCATAAACCTACATATGAGTCTCTACACCTATCTGGTCCTAAGAAAGATTACTATTACCATACTACAGCTATGTTTAGAGCTAGAGAAGCTGAGATAGATGATATTGGAATCGGTGTACTATATGGACTTTATGACCATAAATATGAAACTGTAGCTATGATACTTTATGCTAATGAGCTTGAAAGAGTCACTGGAGTTGGACCTCATACTATATCTGTTCCAAGACTTAGAGAAGCTAGCAATGTTACATTAAAAGAGTACCCACATCTTGTTAATGACGATGATTTTAGAAAAATTGTAGCTGTATTAAGATTAGCTGTTCCTTATACAGGTATGATACTTTCTACTAGAGAAGAGAGTGGATTTAGAGATGAGATTATTGAATTAGGAATCTCACAAGTAAGTACTGGTTCTTGTACTGGTGTAGGTGGATACTCTGAAGCTAATGAAAATACTGCTCAATTTGAAGTAGGGGATCACCGTTCTCCTATGGAGATGCTAGAAAGTCTAATAAAGAGTGGTTACATTCCTAGTTATTGTACTGCTTGTTATCGTTCTGGACGTACAGGAGATAGATTTATGGAGATAGCAAAGAGTGGAAACATCAATGTTATGTGTGAAGCTAACGCTCTTATGACTTTAAAAGAGTTCTTACTTGATTATGCTGATGATTCTTTAAGAGAATTGGGAAGTAAAGCTATTCTTGAAGCTTTAGAAAAAATGCCAAATGAAGAGTTTAAAAATAAGATTAAAGGATTCTTAAAAGATATTGAAAATGGAGCTAGAGATATTTCGGTATAG